Genomic DNA from Danaus plexippus chromosome 16 unlocalized genomic scaffold, MEX_DaPlex mxdp_23, whole genome shotgun sequence:
TTCATGGATgacttacataaataaataaataactaaatatatatgaatgttttcTCTCAAATCTGCACAAACTTGTTAATGTGAATGTTTCGatggtttgttttatttaaaccaaatgtaaataatatgtgtGATAGAGATGAAACggtctcatttaaataaaaatattaatatttaagaattatagtttttcatttattcttaATCTGACAAGCTCGGCACCAATGAGGCTTTCTTGATttgaggttttatttaaaagaaaataatttattaataaagagattcattaaatttaacaaacggAATACTACATATAACGATTCtcggtattaaaaaaatatgtcagcttttaaaatttcaatataaaaaaaataatacggcTGCTATATtgcaaatatgatttttaaattttgtatggtTTTTTAATCGGAACAAAGAAGATGGTTCGTTGTGacgaagatattttatataatttttgtaaacgtATACATGACTGGGCGATCAGCGAACAGAAGGAGCATTAGAGTCTAGAATAAGTTGCTTCAAATAATCTAGCACCAACTATGacgaactatttttatttagtgcaaaatatttttataatctagcTTCATTTGCGTCCGCTAAAGCATAATCTGTCACGCATCTCACTGACGAGAatcttaaatacaatatatgtcTTATTTCTCAcatttatctataattatcAAGTATATGCTATGAAAATCGTTGTAATCGGTAGATTACAACGAAAGTAAACTAAAgagttttgtatgaaaaaaaaatttaatattgaccGCTAACAAACTTAACAAATGTCACGTGATAGCGgacatttataatgattattattgaaaGTGTTTGAAAGAATGAAAATGGAAATTTGTACCTTTAAAATACTGTTAATACTGTTAGGGATTTTATGTTTGGTGACGAGCAAACCGTTGCAGCTCGACGAGGACAACAATAGGTTGTATTTTGcttatgttttgaattttctatacattttagaaaaaaaaaaaacgtaaaaataattCGCAATTTCTTTCAGTGAAATAGGCGATTCCGATTACAATAGCAACGACGACTCTGCATCTGATGAATATCAAGAGGATGAAGCTTTAGATGAGGTGGGTGCTTGAAATGACTCGCATTTCACTGTGTAGTCTTGTAATAACAAGTCATTGGTACCATAATGTATGATATTAgcaataaaagtaacattcACGACAATAAATGTGTAGAGGACAAAGAATTTAGTCAGTCTCACATTTGTATACTAGTTTCTACTTTTCCCCATAAAAATAGCTTTGAAATTGTGTGTAAACAACGCTTGTATGTAACTTCAGGCGCCACAAAACAGAAATGAAGTCCCCGTAGGTCAAGACTTAAAGCGTAATTTAAAACTGGTCCCCGATCGTCGCCATGCTCGGAATAGATACGAAGAAGTAAGTATATATAGCACTTTATTTATCTAATCAGAAAAATAGGTGACCAAAAACATGGTCTTACAGAGTTATTGCACGTCTAAGACATTTgattgaatacattttaatggcAAATCAAATGAATGAATTTGATTTCAGTTATCTGGAAAATCAAATCCCGATAGGCAGAGACAGCGTAAAACAATAGCGAATTTAGAACATTTGAAAACAGATAGTGATAACGAGGAAACAAATGAAGAAGCAGAtgctgaaaaaataaataaagataccgagcattacaaaaaaaataccgaATTAGGCGACACTAACATCAAAGAAAAACCTTTTGCTTCTGATTATGTCGACGAGCCGCTTTTTAAAGTTAAGCAGGAGGGATACAACACGGACAGGAtcgaatatataaatgaacaatTACCCCGCGAGCAGTTGAGAAGAGTAAAAGAAATCGAAAACTCACATAAAATGAGAAGTAGCGGCTGTAGAGGTAAAAAATATGACCttgaaattaatagaaatcGAAGGCAAGCTCCGAACGCTGAAGTAACTGACAATAATAGTACGCCAAGCCAAAAGCAAGACATCGATTCAAAAGGTGATTCTGAATCATCtatcattaaaaacataaagaaaCTGTCCGAGCAAGATTTAGAAGAGCTCCTAAATTCCTTACCAGaagataaaaagaatatattaaagaaaattatggaAAAGAGAGAAATCACAAAAAAGGCAGGTGCTGTAGAAGAAAACTATTTAGAGGGCGGTCAATCCGATACCAGCAAAAATGAAGGAGGCTTTTTATTGGACTCTAGTACTACTTCAGAACCACCGTTTTCTTCTAGCACTGACACTACAGATATTAGTAAACATACGGACATAGGAGAGGCTGAAAGCACAAAAACTTcagaaaatgaaaatgaatctGGAAAATTGCAGGATAAATCTTTGTTTATTAACTCTAAAGAACCCAATTTAAATGTCGGATACGTTATTAGCGACGATAATTTAAAAGACGAAGAGTCTGtgaaaagtgaaaataaacGTGAAATCGTACAGGCTGAATACTCTAATGACAACGAAAATGGTGCAGATAATGTGGAAAATGCTGATTTGAAAGACGAATCGTGCATTGAAAATGATGAACTGCTGCCACAGAAAGgcgacaaaataaaaacgaatgcAAACAAAAGGGAAGTCAGTGATGAGAACCCTTCAGAATTAAATGGTTCGATACAATCATTGGAAGAATCCTTTAGCAGCGACACTACCGGAGAGTCTTTGTCGCCTTTAATTAGGGTAAAGAGAACTGAAAAAGATCACTCCTGTAATAAGAGGGATTCGAATAATCTCTCCAACATGAAGGTGCCATTTTCTCCAGCAGTTGAAAGCGGAGGTTCAGAGAACGATGAAAGAAGTGAAATAGAAGATTATGGTATACTCGACCGCTCTTCAAACTATGAGAGAAgcgaagaaaataataatggacAAGAAAAAGTCTTCCACGAAACCCCCGAAATAAACGGGagagatttaaaattcaatccaATCGAACATTCAGGAAAGGATATGAATGCTGAAACAGGCAAAGCGTGTCTAGGTTCAGATACAGATAGCGTTCTCTCAGGCGTTGAAGGCATTGACGACAACTTGATGTACAACAGCGGCTTGCGGAACAAGAGAACCGAAGTATCGTCTGATTTAGATGATTCACACCAAGTCCAATTAAACAGGAATGGTCGGACTGCGGGGTCGTTGGACGACTCGAACAATGCTGTGACAGATAATTCTATCAACGTACATAATTACGGCGAAGAGGAAGCTTTTGGACCAATTTCACGTAATTATGAAGGAGATAACAGTCGTTTTAAAAGGATAAGACAAATTAAAGACACCCCAATACAACGAGACTAATACTATTTGTAATAATCGATATTagcttataaatgttttatagttttaaattacaagGAATGTTTGTATAAGAATTTAGCATTGTTTGATAATTAGACTGTTAAAGTTAATgttttagataataaatattctttagtaTGTCTTTGTTTTTTGGGTTATTTAGAcagattctttaataaaaacaacaacaaaatatagaatttccttaaaacatcaattgtttgaataaaagactataaatttttatagaccCCGAgttccatatatattatttagagaaGAAAACTGAAATGATGCAATAACtacaagattaatttaaaacatcaatttgttataaaagagtaatataataattatcaaatattaatttaaagtttttctaaaatattcgtCTGGTACAAGTCGGTGTTTATTcctatttagaataaatatatatatgtacacatatatacGCGTCTACACTTTGTcccgtttatttttttaagtagataaaatattctgcTGTAGTTTCCATTACAATActccttattttttattttataagtactgTAATCCTTTTGAAAGAATCATTGtattatttgcaaaatttttgtttacgaGTTCTATATCTcgtctatatattattttgattattgcAACATTAGTGATTGGATTTAATATATGCAGTGATAAATTgctaacttattaaataatacatattttgattaGTACTAACGTATTACGGTCGCATTTAAATCTTGTTTTTTCCCTAACATCGTATTGATTATTtacgattatattatatagcatCTATTTTTACACAGAgggatatatataataaataaaattaactatcaTTCATTTCCAAAgtaaaacattgttataaaacagtaataaaaaaataaggatacataaataaaagtcaaaggtattaaatataaaatttattacatggcaatgttttaaaaaaagaaaaatatagcaatacatataaatgttacgaatattacattttttatcaatattatgcATAAACGATTATGTAATTAGGAGGCACAACGATATAATTCTTAAGACTAGTAttgttaacttttaataaatacatctttatatttttatagcaataatAAGTGAGGAATGATATTTTCTTGTTGTTAGGAAAGTTATTCAGATATATAGTACTTTTTATGACTTTTGCTGAGTTATTTTCGCCGTATAAAATTTGTGCTCGCGAGAATCGCGTGTATGCTTGAACGGGGTGCGGGGAGATTCAATCAGTGTGGCAGGACAAGTGCCATGGACATGCGTTGTGTATTCTCTCTTGTAGCTTGAACTGCCATCTCCTAATACGAAATGCGATGTTGTACCAGTCCTCGTCTGCCGCTCTACTCTTTCTGTGCGTTCAGATCTCGCGGTGTGGTCGGACCTCGAAAAGTTACCGTAGGAACGGGCTTCAGAATGACCATAAAATTCACCACCAACTCGCAGATTGTCTCTCGATACCACTCTAGGTTGACGCTCGATAATCAAAGTAGATTCACCATCTCTCTTTTGCTGACGTCTCACATCGACATTTTCAGAGCTGTGTGATGATACAGCGTTATCCCGACCTGATCGGTGCATGGAGCTAATACTTTTTCTATCAGCACTATGGGTTGAATTGCTTATATATTCACCGCGGTCACTgagatttattatacttttacgTTGAGCAGCAGCTGTAGAACTTATCGAATGTTGTGCTTCTGTCGTAGAGGTTATTCCCTTCCTATGTAGAACCGCGTTAGTGCTAGAAGCATCTGACACCAAGTCGGAAGTACGTTTGTGGTGACCAATACGTGCTGTGTTTTCATTGGAGCTAACTAAAACTTCTCCACCACCATGCATAGCTCGTTGGAATTCCATACTTGTTTTATTCACACTATCGCTCAAATGGCTACGATTTACTGTGTGAGAATGGTGAGTTGAAGATGATcttgaaatattattctctGTGTGACTGGATAGCACGTTCCTTGACCTTCCATCAACATTACTACCACCAGATTGAGTGTTGTAATgtgtttgatttatattttggtttaaaatGTCATGACTTTCATTAAATTGGTTTCTTTTAGCATTTGCTTCggtgtatatttttgtgttatcatgttttatatttgtattagaaTGAATTGTTTCTCTTCCATGTTGCACCGACTTGGAGCTGTGTTCGCTGGATCGAACATCAGATGACACATAACTATTTTGtccaatttgtttattttgacttGACGAGGAATCAACATGTTGTTCTGAAATGATTGCTTTACGTGATTTTCCTTGAAGATTTTGATTTACATATTGCTTTTCAGAAACAGACCGCTGTGTGGATTGGTTTGCATTATGATTAACATCATGTTTACCTTCTATAATATACGTTGTATTTGAAGAATGTGTTTGATTTTGTAAGTTATTTCTGCTGTCGGAGGTAACTATTTTTTCCATAGAGTTTGTCTGCTTATTTGGTGTAGAGGAACTAACAATGTGACCATTTCTATTTGAATGTGTGTCGCCGAGACTGGTGTTAGAAACTTCTACATTTCTTGTTACATTTACCCATTTACCTCCAATCAATTTCTTTTCCGTCACTTGTTTCATTGTTTTGGTTACCGATGACATAGTTTTGCTTTGTTTTACatcttgttttataatgttgcGTTCTGTAGTATTCTTCGAAATTATACGATTAGTATGATCACGACTGCTAACGTCTTGGTGTGATAAATTAtccgtttgttttaaaacatcagTTGATCTACCACTTTCATTCTTATCCCTGTTTGTTATGAAATGTTGTGTTTGTGTTCCGGTTTTAGATTGATCAAAATGTTCTACATTAGAACTACGAATATTAGTATGTTTAGAAGATATTTCCGATGAGTCGTCTTCACATTGCTCTCTTGACGTACATCACTCATGCTTACTTTTGATGTATGTAAAGTCTGATTGCTACTATCAATCTTATGGATATCATCAGTAGAAGTAGTAGTCCTGGAATCGTATTTACTCATATCAGAAATGTGCCTTACTTGACCTGGTCCAGAAATTCCTCTTGTTTTTTCTGGTTTACTTAAATCTGTTTCGTATTCGGGTCTCTTCGGTGATTCTTTATTGTCTTGAGTGTGTAAATTGTCTTTTGGTCGAATAGGACTTGCTCTTTCACCAGGTTGCCATTGAGGTCTTTGAGGATGATCTGATCGGTCTTCAAACTTTCTTGTAACGTCTTTATTGTCTGGAGTATGTAAATTATCTTTTGGCCGAATTGGAGTAGCTCTTTGGCCAGGCTGCCATTGGGAGTTTTGAGGATAATCTGACCCATCTTCCGGCCTTGTTAAGATGTCTTTGCTATCTCGAACATGCAAATTATCTTGTGGTCGAATAGGACTCGCTCTGTCACTAGGTTGCCATTGACTTCTCTGAGGATGATCGGACTCACCATTGGGTCTTCTTGAACTTCCTTTAATATCTggaatatgtaaattatccTTTGGTCGGAAGGGGCTTGCTCTGTCGCCTGGCTGCCATTGGGTTCGTCTTTGTGGAAAATCTGTTTCACTATCAGATTTTCTTGGAGTGTCTTTACCGTCTTCAATTGGAGAACTATCTTTTGGTCTAATCGGACTGCTTCTATCGCCCGGTTGCCATTGTGAACCCGTAGGGCGGTGAATTTCACCTCGTGACATTTTTGACGAATCAGTCTCATCATCAGGACGTTTACTTTCCCTTGGCTGTATAGGGCttgatatttcatttgtttgcAATTGCGGTCTTTTCAGATGGCCCAATTCGTCCTTTGGCTTGACACTACCTTCTGGATAAACCTTCTCAGGTACAAAATCACCTGAATCATAGACGTCTTTTGGCTTTTCCTTATCATAAGGACCTCTTTGTGTCTTTTAATATCAGTAGTTTTCATGGTCTCAGTGCGTTGAGATTTAGAAGAGTCAGAAGATGTTACATGATGTGTATTGTCACTTTCATAGTACCGCACGACTTTAGTTGTAGATCCTGAATCAACGTTTTCGTTAATAAGATATGTTGTATCTTTATTAGATGGTATCTTGTTTATTGGCGAAGTTTCATATTGTTCTTTCGGTAAACGAGTGTCATATACAGAACCTTGAACCCTGTCGTTAACAGTTTTTTGATCACTAGTATCATATGTTATAGAAGACTTTACATTCTTggtcgttttattaaaatcatttcttcTAACATGATCTTCGAAAACACCTTCAATTTTAAGATTATCCTCTCTTCTTGTCAATTTTACTCTTTGACCCTTTACAACCCTGTAGGTGTCTGAAGAACGTGTATTTTCCATTGTCCCTTCCATTTTGAGATTGTCCTCATGCTTAACTATTGCAGTTCTGTCTCCTTTAACTGAGCTATAATCATTTCGTTGCTTCATATCTATAAATTCGCCTTCTATTTTAAGATTATCTTCTCTTCGGATAATATCCACTCGATCAACGTTTTGTTTAAACCGTGTGTCCGTCTCTCTTTCAAGAGTAATATTATCGACATGTTTAAAAGGCTTGCGTTTCTCAGCAGGTTGAGATGGAACTACTTCCGGTGTATAAAATTTACCGTCAGTCTTAAGATTATCTTGAGGTTTGACTACTGGCGCCCTCTCGCCCTTTGTAGCTCTATAATCGTCACGAGTCTGAAGATCAATAAATTTACCTTCAGTCCTTAAATTATCTTCATGCTTCTGTATAACTACTTTCTCTGTTCTTTCAATACGTTTGTAATCATCTCTTGAACGACGTGTATCAATAACACCTTCCATTTTCAAGTGATCCTCATGTTTTACGATATCAGCGCGATCACCTTTTGTAACCACATAATCAGTACGACGAGTAATTTCCATATTACCTTCTGGCTTTAGATTATCTTGTGGTTTTTTAGGGGTTTGTTTCTCAGCTGGCTGCCATTCTTCAGGTTTTGGTTTTTCAAATTCACCCTCAGGTTTTAAGTTATCCTTAGGTTTCTTTACTTCAGGCCTTTCAGCTGGTTGCCATTTGTCTCTTTTGGGAGTATTGAAATCTCCCTCTGGTTTTAGGTTATCTTCTGGCTTTTTCGCCTTTGGCCGTTCAGCGGGTTGCCATTCAGGTTGTTTCGGTTTTTCAAATTTCCCTTCAGGCTTTAGATTATCTTTTGGTTTCTTTTGCACGGGACGGTCGGCAGGGTGCCATTCATCTGGTTTCCGTTGTTCGAAATCTCCTTCAGGTCGTAAATTGTCCTTAGGTTTCTTCTGTTGAGGTCGTTCAGCAGGACGCCAACGATCTTTTTCTGGAGTTTCAAAATCACCTTCCGGTTTAAGATTATCTTTTGGTTTCTTTTGCACGGGACGGTCGGCTGGGTGCCATTCATCTGGTTTCCGTTGTTCAAAATCTCCTTCAGGTCGTAAATTGTCCTTAGGTTTCTTCTGTTGAGGTCGTTCAGCAGGACGCCACTCATCTGGTTTTCTTTGTTCAAAATCACCTTCAGGACGTAGATTGTCTTCAGGTTTCTTCTGTTGCGGTCGTTCTGCAGGACGCCAACGCTCCTTTTCTGGGTTTCAAATTCACCTTCCGGTTTAAGATTATCTTTTGGTTTCTTTTGAACGGGACGATCGGCTGGGTGCCATTCATCTGGTTTTCTTTGTTCAAAATCTCCTTCAGGACGTAAATTATCTTGAGGTTTTTTGGGTTGTGACGTTCTGCAGGGCGCCATCTGTCTTTTTCTGGAGTTTCGAATTCACCTTCCGGTTTAAGATTATCTTTTGGTTTCTTTGTACAGGACGATCAGCAGGACGCCACTCATCTGGTTTTCTTTGTTCAAAATCACCTTCAGGACGTAGATTGTCTTCAGGTTTCTTCTGTTGCGGTCGTTCTGCAGGACGCCAACGCTCCTTTTCAGGGGTTTCAAATTCACCTTCCGGTTTAAGATTATCTTTTGGTTTCTTTTGAACAGGACGCTCTGCTGGTTGCCAATCATCTGGTTTTCTTTGTTCAAAATCTCCTTCAGGACGTAAGTTATCCTGAGGCTTCTTTTGTTGGGGTCTTTCGGCAGGACGCCATCGCTCTTTTTCTGGAGTTTCGAATTCGCCTTCCGGTTTAAGGTTGTCTTTTGGTTTTCTCTGAACGGGACGATCAGCAGGCTGCCACTCATCTGGTTTTCTTTGTTCAAAATCTCCTTCAGGACGTAGATTGTCTTTCGGTTTCTTCTGTTGCGGTCGTTCAGCAGGACGCCAACGCTCCTTTTCTGGAGTTTCAAATTCACCTTCTGGTTTAAGATTGTCTTTTGGTTTCTTTTGAACTGGGCGGTCGGCTGGATGCCATTCATCTGGTTTTCTTTGTTCAAAATCACCTTCAGGACGTAGATTGTCTTCAGGTTTCTTCTGCTGCGGTCGTTCAGCAGGACGCCAACGTTCCTTTTCTGGAGTTTCAAATTCACCTTCTGGTTTGAGATTGTCTTTTGGTTTCTTTTGAACTGGGCGGTCGGCTGGTTGCCATTCATCTGGTTTTCTTTGTTCAAAATCACCTTCCGGACGTAAGTTATCCTGAGGCTTCTTTTGTTGGGGTCTTTCGGCAGGACGCCATCGCTCTTTTTCTGGAGTTTCGAATTCGCCTTCCGGTTTAAGGTTGTCTTTTGGTTTTCTCTGAACGGGACGATCAGCAGGCTGCCACTCATCTGGTTTTCTTTGTTCAAAATCTCCTTCAGGACGTAGATTATCTTTAGGTTTCTTTTGTTGCGGTCGTTCAGCAGGACGCCAACGCTCCTTTTCTGGAGTTTCAAATTCACCTTCAGGTTTAAGGTTATCTTTGGTTTCTTTTGAACTGGTCGGTCGGCTGGTTGCCATTCATCTGGTTTTCTTTGTTCAAAATCACCTTCAGGACGTAAGTTGTCCTGAGGCTTCTTTTGTTGAGGTCTTTCGGCAGGCCTCCATCGCTCTTTTTCCGGCGTTTCAAATTCACCTTCAGGTTTTAGGTTATCCTTAGGTTTTCTCTGTACAGGACGATCAGCAGGCTGCCACTCATCTGGTTTTCTTTGTTCAAAATCTCCTTCAGGTCGTAAATTGTCTTCAGGTTTCTTCTGTTGAGGTCGTTCAGCAGGACGCCAACGCTCCTTTTCTGGAGTTTCAAATTCACCCTCCGGTTTAAGGTTGTCTTTTGGTTTCTTTTGAACTGGACGGTCGGCTGGTTGCCATTCATCTGGTTTTCTTTGTTCAAAATCACCTTCAGGACGTAAGTTGTCCTGAGGCTTCATTTGTTGGGGTCTTTCGGCAGGCCTCCATCGCTCTTTTTCCGGCGTTTCAAATTCACCTTCAGGTTTTAGGTTATCCTTAGGTTTTCTCTGTACAGGACGATCAGCAGGCTGCCACTCATCTGGTTTTCTTTGTTCAAAATCTCCTTCAGGTCGTAAATTGTCTTCAGGTTTCTTCTGTTGAGGTCGTTCAGCAGGACGCCAACGCTCCTTTTCTGGAGTTTCAAATTCACCCTCCGGTTTAAGGTTGTCTTTTGGTTTCTTTTGAACTGGACGGTCGGCTGGTTGCCATTCATCTGGTTTTCTTTGTTCAAAATCACCTTCAGGACGTAAGTTATCCTGAGGTTTCCTTTGTTGGGTCTTTCGGCAGGCCGCCATCGCTCTTTTTCTGGCGTTTCAAAATCACCTTCTGGTTTAAGGTTGTCTTTTGGCTTCTTTTGGATAGGACGATCAGCAGGCTGCCACTCGTCTGGTTTTCTTTGTTCAAAATCTCCTTCAGGTCGTAGATTGTCTTCAGGTTTCTTCTGTTGAGGTCGTTCAGCAGGACGCCAACGCTGCTTTTCTGGAGTTTCAAATTCACCCTCCGGTTTAAGGTTGTCTTTTGGTTTCTTTTGAACTGGACGGTCGGCTGGTTGCCATTCATCTGgtttttctttgttcaaaATCACCTTCAGGACGTAAGTTATCCTGAGGCTTCTTTTGTTTGGGTCTTTCAGCAGGCTGCCATCGCTCTTTTTCTGGCGTCTCAAATTCCCCTTCCGGTTTAAGATTGTCTTTTGGTTTCTTTTGAACAGGACGTTCAGCAGGCTGCCACTTATCTGGTTTTCTTTGTTCAAAATCACCTTCAGGACGTAGATTGTCTTCAGGTTTCTTCTGTTGTGGTCGTTCAGCAGGACGCCAACGCTCCTTTTCTGGGGTTTCAAATTCACCTTCCGGTTTGAGATTGTCTTTTGGTTTCTTTTGAACTGGTCAGCTGGTTGCCATTCATCTGGTTTTCTTTGTTCAAAATCACCTTCAGGACGTAAGTTATCCTGAGGCTTCTTTTGTTGGGGCCTTTCGGCAGGCCGCCCATCGCTCTTTTTCTGGCGTTTCAAACTCACCTTCTGGTTTAAGGTTATCCTTAGGTTTTCTCTGAACAGGACGATCAGCAGGCTGCCACTCACTCTGGTTTCTTTGTTCAAAATCACCTTCAGGACGTAAATATCCTCAGGTTTCTTTTGTTGAGGACGTCAGCAGGTCGCCATTGCTGTTTTTCAGGAGTTGTAAATTCTCCCGACGGACGTTGTGGTTCTTTTGTTCGGTTGTTCAGCggtttcttttttgtttcagtGGTTCAAGTTATTGTTCTTGTTGTGGTTTTTTTTCAAGCTTCATAGGTTTAATTCGCTtaggtttttttgtttaaagttcGATACTCTTTTTTGTTCCAAAAGTTCGTTAAGTTGTACGTTTTGAAACTTTCTCAAAAATCAAATCTTCTTTTGTCCATGTTCGACGTCTTTGTGGACGTTCTACGGTCGTTGTTTTTTCAGCATAATCCTGTTGATTGGACGTAACAAAATCGACAACACcttcacatattaaattatctgtcATTTTCGTTATCTTAGAAGTTCTTTCAACGATGTCAGTATAATCAATGTATTCAGATTGTGATGTGTTTCGGTTATCATTTCCCCTTCAATTTTAGTCCATGTGTTTCTCCTCACAGGTTTTAGCTTCTCCACGGGTTTTACTGTGTACTCAGAACGCGATGTGGTggaatctataaatataacatttgattactaataaatgataaaaggTGACAAGAACATgtgtaaaaaatttgttatattggatcgaagaagaaattaatttatactaataaaaaaatctttttaataaggTTCTTCACTTAGTACCTTAGACAAAAACTTTATGAGTGTTGCACATcctaaaactataaaaataaaattattacctaTGAACTCTCCTTCAGTGATAATATTGTCAGTTCGTCGAACAATTTCTGCCCTTTCACAATAACAACTTTGAAATCTTCAGTTTTTGTGCTTGACGATGTGAAGTCTCCTTCAGGTTTTAGATTATCTAATGGCTTTTTCTGTTGAGGTCTTTCAGCAGGTTTCCAGTCTTCCTTTTTCGGAGTTGTAAATTCTCCTTCTGGTTTGAGATTGTCTTGCGGTTTTATAGGTTTTTGACGTTCAGAAGGTTTCCAAGAAGTTTTCTCTGGAGTTGTAAAATCTCCTTCAGGTTTTAAGTTATCCTGTGGCCGCCGTACTGGAGCTCTATCTCCAGGTTGCCATTCTTCCGGCTTTCGACGCTCAAAATCACCTTCTGGTTTTAAGTTATCCTCAGGTCGACGAACAGGTGCTCTATCACCAGGACGCCATTCTTCTGGTTTGGTCTTTCAAATTCTCCTTCAGGTCTTAAGTTATCTTCTGGTTTTTTAGGTATCTGTCGATCTGCGGGACGCCAGCTGTCTTTTTCAGGAGTGGTAAATTCACCTTCCGGTCTTAGATTATCTTGAGGGCGACGAGTTGGAGCACGATCACCCGGTCTCCATTCATCAGGTCGCCTCTGTTCAAATTCACCTTCCGGTTTGAGGTTATCCTGTGGTCTTTTAACAGGAGCCCTGTCTCCTGGTTGCCATTCTTGTGGTTTCTGTCTTCAAAGTCCCCTTCAGGTTTCAAATTATCCTCAGGTCGGCGAACAGGCGCTCTGTCTCCTGGACGCCATTCCTCCGGTTTGGGTCTTTCAAATTCTCCTTCAGGTCGTAAGTTATCTTCTGGTTTTTTAGGTATCTGTCGATCTGCGGGACGCCAGCTGTCTTTTTCAGGAGTGGTAAATTCACCTTCCGGTCTTAGATTATCTTGAGGGCGACGAGT
This window encodes:
- the LOC116771862 gene encoding dentin sialophosphoprotein-like → MKMEICTFKILLILLGILCLVTSKPLQLDEDNNSEIGDSDYNSNDDSASDEYQEDEALDEAPQNRNEVPVGQDLKRNLKLVPDRRHARNRYEELSGKSNPDRQRQRKTIANLEHLKTDSDNEETNEEADAEKINKDTEHYKKNTELGDTNIKEKPFASDYVDEPLFKVKQEGYNTDRIEYINEQLPREQLRRVKEIENSHKMRSSGCRGKKYDLEINRNRRQAPNAEVTDNNSTPSQKQDIDSKGDSESSIIKNIKKLSEQDLEELLNSLPEDKKNILKKIMEKREITKKAGAVEENYLEGGQSDTSKNEGGFLLDSSTTSEPPFSSSTDTTDISKHTDIGEAESTKTSENENESGKLQDKSLFINSKEPNLNVGYVISDDNLKDEESVKSENKREIVQAEYSNDNENGADNVENADLKDESCIENDELLPQKGDKIKTNANKREVSDENPSELNGSIQSLEESFSSDTTGESLSPLIRVKRTEKDHSCNKRDSNNLSNMKVPFSPAVESGGSENDERSEIEDYGILDRSSNYERSEENNNGQEKVFHETPEINGRDLKFNPIEHSGKDMNAETGKACLGSDTDSVLSGVEGIDDNLMYNSGLRNKRTEVSSDLDDSHQVQLNRNGRTAGSLDDSNNAVTDNSINVHNYGEEEAFGPISRNYEGDNSRFKRIRQIKDTPIQRD